The Halorhabdus sp. BNX81 genome includes a region encoding these proteins:
- a CDS encoding metallophosphoesterase family protein, giving the protein MGEAHVENHADEDEPVYYVISDLHIGGDEQLEHVEFLDELLSFLKRLEQLDEDAELVINGDAFGLWEFTTLEGIEKFDALVERYPALFEQLRATGENVQITLLPGNHDHELAAYDAYVERFAAYNVDLVQEQSITRPVGDRTIHFEHGNQRDPNNRFEDFGNPHEKPLGYYYNTLVTSRAGQVSARGRRNWLKDIQAVTPTERVPVWFLSKYFYNEMHPLLRYAIVPFLLVFNLSAIAAIAVGLDLVGVWSMPTETVEGAFGRFGSAGALAFSLLAINVAIVGILVLVWIPIRFILQDFKRTIDRFGLVETEFTVDPSKPYRAAAQDLFEEHPETAVFCYGHTHRPAVDEHDGRLIVNTGTWLKRFHRRQVIAGILPPVFHPTFRLNIVRIAAEDEGVAVEYETMDKPDPAKTDLTFTERLLTVGRVPDPTIPDRVVADDTRAASTSPDE; this is encoded by the coding sequence ATGGGTGAGGCCCACGTCGAGAACCATGCCGACGAGGACGAACCAGTCTACTATGTCATCAGCGACCTCCACATCGGCGGCGACGAGCAACTCGAACACGTCGAGTTCCTCGATGAGCTGCTTTCGTTCCTCAAGCGGCTCGAACAGTTAGACGAGGACGCCGAACTCGTCATCAACGGTGACGCGTTCGGCCTCTGGGAGTTCACCACCCTGGAGGGGATCGAAAAGTTCGACGCGCTGGTCGAGCGATACCCGGCCCTCTTCGAGCAACTCCGGGCGACCGGGGAGAACGTTCAGATAACGCTGCTACCCGGCAATCACGACCACGAACTCGCCGCCTACGACGCGTACGTCGAGCGCTTCGCCGCGTACAACGTGGATCTCGTCCAGGAGCAGTCGATCACCCGTCCCGTCGGCGACCGGACGATCCACTTCGAGCACGGCAACCAGCGCGACCCGAACAACCGCTTCGAAGATTTCGGCAATCCCCACGAGAAGCCGCTTGGCTACTATTACAACACGCTCGTGACCAGTCGTGCGGGCCAGGTGTCGGCTCGCGGCCGGCGCAACTGGCTGAAGGACATCCAGGCAGTCACGCCGACCGAGCGGGTCCCGGTGTGGTTCCTCTCGAAGTACTTCTACAACGAGATGCACCCGCTGTTGCGGTACGCGATCGTCCCCTTTCTGTTAGTGTTCAACCTGAGTGCGATCGCTGCGATCGCCGTCGGTCTCGACCTGGTTGGCGTCTGGTCGATGCCGACCGAGACTGTCGAGGGGGCCTTTGGCCGGTTCGGGTCCGCCGGGGCGCTCGCGTTCTCGCTGCTCGCGATCAACGTGGCGATCGTCGGCATCCTCGTGCTGGTCTGGATTCCGATTCGGTTCATCCTCCAGGATTTCAAGCGGACGATCGATCGCTTCGGCCTCGTCGAGACGGAGTTCACCGTCGATCCGAGCAAACCATACCGAGCGGCGGCACAGGATCTCTTCGAGGAACACCCCGAGACGGCCGTCTTCTGCTACGGGCACACCCACCGGCCGGCAGTCGACGAACACGACGGGCGGTTGATCGTCAACACAGGGACGTGGCTCAAGCGGTTTCACCGACGGCAGGTCATCGCCGGGATCCTCCCGCCGGTGTTCCACCCGACCTTCCGGCTGAATATTGTCCGGATCGCCGCCGAAGACGAGGGCGTGGCCGTCGAGTACGAGACGATGGACAAACCGGACCCGGCCAAGACCGACCTGACGTTCACCGAGCGACTGCTGACGGTCGGTCGTGTGCCTGACCCGACAATCCCGGATCGCGTGGTCGCCGATGACACAAGGGCAGCGTCGACATCTCCTGACGAGTAG